A portion of the Streptomyces sp. NBC_01335 genome contains these proteins:
- the pdxH gene encoding pyridoxamine 5'-phosphate oxidase, with protein MREQYRSEAFAEQDLAAEPMDQFARWFRQVAAGGVLHEPNAMVVSTAAPDGRPSSRTVLLKGFDASGFVFYTNYESRKGRELAANPYVSLLFPWHPLARQVVVTGVAERVSRAETVAYFRTRPHGSQLGAWASAQSTVIGSRRELTERYEELAARYPEGEKVPVPPHWGGFRVVPETVEFWQGHENRLHDRLRYVRPPAPGSTGWRVERLCP; from the coding sequence ATGCGCGAGCAGTACCGTTCCGAGGCGTTCGCCGAGCAGGATCTCGCCGCCGAGCCCATGGACCAGTTCGCCCGCTGGTTCCGGCAGGTCGCCGCCGGAGGCGTCCTGCACGAGCCGAACGCCATGGTGGTCTCCACCGCCGCGCCGGACGGCCGCCCGTCCTCCCGCACGGTGCTGCTCAAGGGCTTCGACGCGAGCGGCTTCGTCTTCTACACCAACTACGAGTCCCGCAAGGGCAGGGAGCTGGCCGCGAACCCCTACGTCTCGCTGCTCTTCCCCTGGCACCCGCTCGCCCGCCAGGTCGTCGTCACCGGCGTCGCGGAGCGCGTGAGCCGCGCGGAGACCGTGGCGTACTTCCGTACCCGCCCGCACGGCTCCCAGCTCGGCGCGTGGGCGAGCGCCCAGTCCACGGTCATCGGCTCCCGCCGCGAGCTCACCGAGCGGTACGAGGAGTTGGCGGCCCGCTACCCGGAGGGCGAGAAGGTGCCCGTACCGCCGCACTGGGGCGGTTTCCGGGTCGTGCCGGAGACGGTGGAGTTCTGGCAGGGCCACGAGAACCGGCTGCACGACCGGCTGCGGTACGTACGCCCCCCGGCGCCCGGGTCCACCGGCTGGCGCGTGGAGCGCCTCTGCCCCTGA
- a CDS encoding citrate synthase 2, with the protein MSAFVPGLEGVVAFETEIAEPDREGGALRYRGIDIENLVGQVSFGNVWGLLVDGAFNPGLPAAEPFPIPVHSGDIRVDVQSALAMLAPVWGLKPLLDIDAATARDNLARAAVMALSYVAQSARGQGLAMVPQREIDKAESVAERFMIRWRGEPDPQHVKAVDAYWTSAAEHGMNASTFTARVIASTGADVAAALSGAVGAMSGPLHGGAPSRVLGMIEEIERTGDATAYVKQALDKGERLMGFGHRVYRAEDPRARVLRRTARELAAPRFEVAQALEKAALEELHARRPDRVLATNVEFWAAIVLDFAEVPAHMFTSMFTCARTAGWSAHILEQKRTGRLVRPSAEYVGPAARDPREIDGYDSITPITG; encoded by the coding sequence ATGTCCGCATTCGTACCCGGACTTGAGGGAGTCGTCGCGTTCGAGACGGAGATCGCCGAACCGGACAGGGAAGGCGGGGCGCTCCGTTATCGCGGGATCGACATCGAGAACCTCGTCGGCCAGGTGTCCTTCGGCAACGTCTGGGGGCTGCTGGTGGACGGGGCGTTCAACCCCGGTCTGCCGGCCGCCGAGCCGTTCCCCATCCCGGTCCACTCCGGTGACATCCGGGTCGACGTGCAGTCGGCGCTGGCGATGCTCGCCCCGGTGTGGGGCCTGAAGCCGCTGCTCGACATCGACGCGGCGACGGCCCGCGACAACCTCGCGCGGGCGGCCGTGATGGCCCTGTCGTACGTGGCCCAGTCGGCGCGCGGGCAGGGGCTCGCGATGGTGCCGCAGCGCGAGATCGACAAGGCGGAGTCCGTCGCCGAGCGGTTCATGATCCGCTGGCGCGGCGAGCCCGATCCCCAGCACGTGAAGGCCGTCGACGCGTACTGGACCTCGGCCGCCGAACACGGCATGAACGCCTCCACGTTCACCGCCCGGGTCATCGCGTCGACCGGCGCGGACGTGGCGGCGGCACTGTCCGGCGCGGTGGGCGCCATGTCGGGTCCGCTGCACGGCGGCGCCCCGTCCCGGGTCCTCGGCATGATCGAGGAGATCGAGCGGACCGGGGACGCCACCGCGTACGTGAAGCAGGCGCTGGACAAGGGCGAGCGGCTGATGGGCTTCGGCCACCGCGTCTACCGCGCCGAGGACCCGCGCGCCCGGGTGCTGCGGCGCACCGCGCGCGAACTGGCCGCGCCCCGCTTCGAGGTGGCTCAGGCTCTGGAGAAGGCGGCGCTGGAGGAGCTGCACGCCCGGCGCCCGGACCGGGTGCTGGCGACGAACGTGGAGTTCTGGGCGGCGATCGTGCTGGACTTCGCGGAGGTCCCGGCGCACATGTTCACCTCGATGTTCACCTGCGCCCGCACGGCCGGCTGGTCGGCGCACATCCTGGAGCAGAAGCGCACGGGCCGGCTGGTGCGGCCCTCGGCGGAGTACGTGGGCCCGGCGGCCCGGGACCCGCGCGAGATCGACGGGTACGACTCGATCACGCCGATCACGGGCTGA
- a CDS encoding ATP-binding cassette domain-containing protein, with protein sequence MTLELSGCTYRYRRGRQPVLKDFDYALPDGLSILLGPNGAGKSTLLKLAASVTRPQRGSVHLDGIAAGTRQYRQDVAWMPQDITPMPGLTAREYVAYIGWLKGMSRPDAWKRARQALVQVDLADRMNERSDRLSGGQLRRVGVAGALVHGARVLLLDEPTAGLDPYQRRVFRDMLAGLTSDIRVLLSTHDVADLAEEADHVTVVYDGRIIHHGDTASFLALTPPGTVAGRAAEGAYTALLRDSGARA encoded by the coding sequence GTGACCCTCGAACTCTCCGGCTGCACCTACCGTTACCGACGCGGCCGTCAGCCCGTACTGAAGGACTTCGACTACGCCCTTCCCGACGGGCTCTCCATCCTGCTGGGCCCCAACGGCGCCGGGAAGTCGACCCTGTTGAAGCTCGCGGCCTCGGTGACCCGCCCGCAGCGCGGCAGCGTCCACCTCGACGGGATCGCCGCGGGCACCCGGCAGTACCGGCAGGACGTGGCGTGGATGCCGCAGGACATCACCCCGATGCCCGGCCTCACGGCACGCGAGTACGTCGCGTACATCGGCTGGCTCAAGGGCATGAGCCGCCCGGACGCCTGGAAACGGGCCAGGCAGGCCCTCGTGCAGGTCGACCTCGCCGACCGGATGAACGAGCGCAGCGACCGCCTCTCCGGCGGCCAGCTGCGGCGCGTCGGGGTGGCCGGGGCGCTGGTGCACGGGGCCCGTGTGCTGCTGCTCGACGAACCGACCGCGGGCCTCGACCCGTATCAGCGGCGGGTGTTCCGGGACATGCTCGCGGGACTCACTAGCGACATCCGGGTCCTGCTCTCGACCCATGACGTCGCCGACCTGGCCGAGGAGGCCGACCACGTGACCGTGGTCTACGACGGCAGGATCATCCACCACGGTGACACCGCCTCGTTCCTCGCCCTCACCCCGCCCGGCACCGTCGCGGGCCGGGCGGCGGAGGGCGCCTACACGGCCCTGCTGCGCGACAGCGGTGCCAGGGCGTAG